One genomic segment of Salinigranum rubrum includes these proteins:
- the pfkB gene encoding 1-phosphofructokinase has product MARDTDTPPVVTVTFNPAIDYTVRTGPLADGTVARTDDARFDAGGKGINVAGYLNALDVPSVATGLLGGFTGSFIRTRLDESDIAHDFVSVPGNTRLNVTLSTPDAEYKINHCGPTVDADAVARIVERIEAHDPGTVVVGGSLPPGLDVGAVDAIADAGGWETVVDVDGAALSRLDATYAACKPNREELHEATGLPVDTVDECVAAAEALRERGYDRVVASLGPDGALLVSETETTHVPAADVDVVDTVGAGDALLSGVLAGWVRGYDDEDALELGVDVATCVVGTAGTAADAVADLVGTDDYGVQAH; this is encoded by the coding sequence ATGGCACGCGACACCGATACCCCGCCCGTGGTCACGGTGACGTTCAACCCGGCCATCGACTACACCGTCCGGACCGGACCGCTGGCCGACGGGACGGTGGCCCGGACCGACGACGCCCGATTCGACGCCGGCGGCAAGGGCATCAACGTCGCCGGCTACCTGAACGCGCTCGACGTCCCGTCGGTGGCGACAGGTCTCCTCGGCGGTTTCACCGGGTCGTTCATCCGCACCCGCCTCGACGAGAGCGACATCGCCCACGACTTCGTCTCCGTTCCCGGCAACACTCGGCTGAACGTGACGCTGTCGACGCCCGACGCCGAGTACAAGATCAACCACTGCGGCCCGACGGTCGACGCCGACGCCGTCGCGCGCATCGTCGAGCGAATCGAGGCGCACGACCCCGGGACGGTCGTCGTCGGCGGGAGCCTCCCCCCGGGGCTCGACGTCGGGGCGGTCGACGCCATCGCCGACGCGGGCGGATGGGAGACCGTCGTCGACGTGGACGGCGCCGCGCTCTCGCGCCTCGACGCCACCTACGCCGCGTGCAAGCCCAACCGCGAGGAACTCCACGAGGCCACCGGCCTCCCCGTCGACACGGTCGACGAGTGCGTCGCCGCGGCGGAAGCGCTCCGCGAGCGGGGCTACGACCGCGTCGTCGCCTCGCTGGGTCCCGACGGCGCGCTCCTCGTCTCCGAGACCGAAACCACGCACGTCCCCGCGGCGGACGTGGACGTCGTCGACACGGTCGGTGCGGGCGACGCGCTCCTCTCCGGCGTCCTCGCCGGGTGGGTCCGCGGCTACGACGACGAGGACGCGCTCGAACTCGGCGTCGACGTCGCCACGTGCGTCGTCGGCACCGCCGGCACCGCCGCGGACGCCGTCGCGGACCTCGTCGGGACCGACGACTACGGCGTGCAGGCACACTGA
- a CDS encoding PTS fructose transporter subunit IIC: MSTTDKAESALRSHVTSVKEDLMTGVSFMIPFVTIGGIFLALGFAAGDTVEVFNNTGSVGWYLAQIGVAGLTLMVPVLGAYIAYAIADRPGLAPGFVLTWIIQQGTIVTEAGKVLGFNADGATAGYLGALVVGLVAGYVARWFKNRDVPSAIQPMMPVLLIPVATVAVLAPIVLFVIGAPVALANQALTAFLEGMRGSQALFVGAILGAMMAFDMGGPVNKVAYVFSVGLVSEGIYEPMAAVMIAGMIPPIGLALSNFIAPHKYAEEMYQNAKNGIILGFSFITEGAIPYAAADPLRVIPSIVAGSAVGGALSMALGVGMRAPHGGIFVIPLSNQPLMFLGCIVLGSLVTAAIATLLKGDFEEEAGTTSPSAQAGD, encoded by the coding sequence ATGAGCACCACTGACAAAGCGGAGAGCGCGCTGCGTTCGCACGTCACCTCCGTCAAGGAGGACCTCATGACCGGCGTCTCGTTCATGATCCCGTTCGTCACTATCGGCGGGATCTTCCTCGCACTCGGCTTCGCCGCCGGCGACACCGTCGAAGTGTTCAACAACACCGGCAGCGTCGGCTGGTACCTCGCCCAGATCGGCGTCGCCGGCCTCACCCTCATGGTTCCCGTTCTCGGTGCGTACATCGCCTATGCCATTGCGGACCGACCCGGCCTCGCACCCGGGTTCGTCCTCACCTGGATCATCCAACAGGGCACCATCGTCACCGAGGCTGGCAAGGTGTTAGGATTCAACGCCGACGGCGCCACCGCGGGCTACCTCGGCGCTCTCGTCGTTGGCCTCGTCGCCGGCTACGTCGCCCGCTGGTTCAAAAACCGCGACGTCCCCAGCGCCATCCAGCCCATGATGCCCGTCCTGTTGATTCCCGTCGCCACCGTCGCCGTCTTAGCGCCCATCGTCCTGTTCGTCATCGGCGCGCCCGTCGCGCTCGCCAACCAGGCGCTCACCGCCTTCTTAGAGGGCATGCGCGGCAGCCAGGCGCTCTTCGTCGGTGCGATTTTGGGCGCCATGATGGCCTTCGACATGGGCGGGCCCGTCAACAAAGTCGCGTACGTCTTCTCGGTCGGGTTAGTCAGCGAGGGCATCTACGAGCCCATGGCCGCGGTAATGATCGCGGGGATGATCCCCCCAATCGGCCTCGCGCTGTCGAACTTCATCGCCCCGCACAAGTACGCCGAGGAGATGTACCAGAACGCCAAAAACGGCATCATCCTCGGCTTCTCGTTCATCACCGAGGGCGCGATTCCGTACGCCGCCGCCGACCCCCTGCGCGTGATTCCCTCGATCGTCGCCGGGTCGGCAGTCGGCGGCGCGCTCTCGATGGCGCTGGGCGTCGGCATGCGCGCCCCCCACGGCGGCATCTTCGTCATCCCCCTCTCGAACCAACCGCTGATGTTCCTCGGCTGCATCGTCCTCGGTTCGCTCGTCACCGCCGCCATCGCCACCCTGCTGAAGGGCGACTTCGAGGAAGAGGCCGGCACCACCAGTCCCAGCGCACAGGCGGGTGACTGA
- a CDS encoding PTS sugar transporter subunit IIA, whose translation MTIDPTDIDRLTPPELVTLEQPPASKEECIEFLLDVAVEAGRVDDREQALSDLLQREEEATTGVGFGIGIPHAKTSAVTRPSVVFARSEEGIDFDAMDDKPAHLLFMLIVPEEGGEEHLEILSSLSRALMHEEVRESLREAETVGAVRDTLKEAVSG comes from the coding sequence ATGACAATCGACCCCACCGACATCGACCGACTGACACCGCCCGAACTGGTAACGCTCGAACAGCCACCCGCGTCGAAAGAAGAGTGCATCGAGTTCCTGCTCGACGTGGCGGTCGAAGCGGGCCGCGTCGACGACCGCGAGCAGGCGCTCTCGGACCTGCTCCAGCGCGAGGAGGAGGCGACGACCGGCGTGGGCTTCGGCATCGGCATCCCCCACGCGAAAACGTCGGCGGTGACCCGACCGTCGGTGGTGTTCGCCCGGTCCGAGGAGGGAATCGACTTCGACGCGATGGACGACAAGCCCGCGCACCTGCTGTTCATGCTCATCGTCCCCGAAGAAGGCGGCGAGGAGCACCTCGAAATCCTCAGTTCGCTCTCGCGCGCACTCATGCACGAAGAGGTCCGCGAGTCGCTCCGTGAGGCCGAAACCGTCGGGGCCGTCCGCGACACCCTCAAGGAGGCGGTCTCCGGATGA
- the ptsH1 gene encoding phosphocarrier protein HPr — protein MSLERVVTVVPEAGLHARPASKFVETVNEYDSEIQIGTPDGDLAPAGSMLVVTGLGVKSGEEVRLVADGADAEEALDALEAVLSTPESE, from the coding sequence ATGAGCCTCGAACGGGTCGTCACCGTCGTCCCGGAGGCGGGTCTGCACGCCCGCCCCGCCTCGAAGTTCGTCGAGACCGTCAACGAGTACGACTCTGAGATCCAGATCGGAACGCCCGACGGCGACCTCGCGCCCGCGGGGAGCATGCTCGTCGTCACCGGTCTGGGCGTGAAGTCGGGCGAGGAGGTCCGACTCGTCGCCGACGGCGCGGACGCCGAAGAGGCGCTCGACGCGCTCGAAGCCGTGCTCTCGACGCCCGAGAGCGAGTAG
- a CDS encoding TetR/AcrR family transcriptional regulator, with translation MVSTEERIMEATYRVLVDDSYSELSIRRIADEFDGSQSLIYYHYDDKEDLLAGFLTYLLDGFEQELETADTDDPLERLLALVDLVVPQRETPDLLSFHQALGEIRMQTPYHDRYQDQFAAFDARLRSELETTIQRGLDDGIFVDVDASDAAERLQLLLSGVLCHYVPMCDWDGIERGQTIIEAEIESWRPD, from the coding sequence ATGGTTTCGACTGAAGAGCGCATCATGGAGGCGACGTATCGCGTTCTCGTCGACGACAGCTATTCGGAGCTGTCTATCCGACGCATCGCCGACGAGTTCGACGGGAGCCAGTCACTCATCTACTACCACTACGACGACAAAGAGGACCTCCTCGCGGGCTTTCTCACCTACCTGCTCGACGGGTTCGAGCAGGAACTCGAGACGGCCGACACCGACGACCCTCTCGAACGACTGCTCGCGCTCGTCGACCTGGTCGTCCCCCAGCGCGAGACTCCCGACCTCCTCTCCTTCCACCAGGCGCTCGGGGAGATACGGATGCAGACGCCGTACCACGACCGCTACCAGGACCAGTTCGCGGCGTTCGACGCCAGGCTCCGGTCCGAACTCGAGACGACCATCCAGCGCGGCCTCGACGACGGAATCTTCGTCGATGTCGACGCTTCGGACGCCGCCGAACGGCTGCAACTGCTGCTGTCCGGTGTTCTCTGTCACTACGTCCCGATGTGCGACTGGGACGGCATCGAACGCGGTCAGACAATCATCGAGGCCGAGATCGAGTCGTGGCGCCCCGACTGA
- a CDS encoding efflux RND transporter permease subunit, with amino-acid sequence MRHQQIIDRVDDWIVNRPKAVILTFLVVTLVMSSGLAMTATESGTDQFTEDIPAQEAADEINEQFETESFTAETASTQLIQSNSNVLSKSSMLRMLEAQHRLEETPDQRVVATASVARVVAQDIDPEATTLDEQIDALERTPASTVREHTRSVLRERPGLVGLLSEDYNRESVTASATIATVTHSLPGASDSSGGGGGGDSPATDIQLQAEDIVGTVGGDIRVFGSGLISAEFGNVIGDSLLIVVPAAVTLIFVFLVYAYRDPLDLLVGVVSLAMAILWTFGFMGLAGIAFTQMLIAVPPLLLAVGIDFGIHAVNRYREERVQGIGIVPSMRTATDQLLVAFFIVTGTTVIGFSANLTSALPPIQDFGLVAGIGIIFTFLIFGIFLPAAKVYADQWRARTRFPQFGSQPLGSEDSVLGRILPVGVSISRVAPRLFLLVLVVSTSGLAYYGTGVDSRFTQESFLPPEDNPDWLESLPEPFAPSEYDTPETINYLEDTFESGEDDQVTVYVEGPLRQDDALEQLYRMGDDPPESFVSRDGRADSTSIVTVIREQAARDEEFAALVRRNDANRNGIPDDNLETVYDALLSSPARDRALNYITEDYRSARVQYAVQADAEQADVTRDAREVASGIRFEATATGTIIVFKAVSDVITESALTSLAIALAATLVFLVGIYWLIEGRPLLGVANTVPIAVTVAAIAASMRYGDIPLNALTGTILSIAIGLGIDYSAHVVHRFSEEFDDDGDVYEALEATVRGTGGALTGSMLTTVTGIGVLVLAITPILGQFGLLTGLSILYSFLASIIVLPSTLVVWARLTGRGGTPSDASSPADATPSTDGTPSNA; translated from the coding sequence ATGAGGCACCAACAGATCATCGACCGCGTCGACGACTGGATCGTCAACCGCCCGAAGGCGGTCATCCTGACGTTCCTCGTCGTCACGCTCGTCATGTCGTCGGGGCTCGCGATGACGGCGACCGAGTCGGGAACCGACCAGTTCACGGAGGACATCCCGGCGCAGGAAGCCGCCGACGAGATCAACGAGCAGTTCGAGACGGAGAGTTTCACCGCCGAAACCGCGTCGACACAGCTCATCCAGTCGAACAGCAACGTCCTCTCGAAGTCGTCGATGTTGCGGATGCTGGAGGCCCAGCACCGCTTGGAGGAGACGCCCGACCAGCGCGTCGTCGCCACCGCGAGCGTCGCGCGCGTCGTCGCACAGGACATCGACCCCGAGGCGACCACGCTCGACGAACAGATCGACGCGCTCGAACGCACGCCGGCGTCGACGGTCCGCGAACACACGCGGTCGGTCCTCCGCGAGCGGCCCGGCCTGGTCGGCCTGCTCAGCGAGGACTACAACCGCGAGTCGGTGACCGCCTCGGCGACCATCGCCACCGTGACGCACTCGCTGCCGGGTGCCAGCGACAGTAGCGGGGGCGGCGGAGGCGGTGACAGCCCCGCGACGGACATCCAGCTACAGGCCGAGGACATCGTCGGGACGGTCGGCGGCGACATCCGCGTCTTCGGGAGCGGCCTCATCTCCGCGGAGTTCGGTAACGTCATCGGCGACTCGCTGCTCATCGTCGTTCCGGCGGCCGTGACGCTCATCTTCGTCTTCCTCGTCTACGCGTACCGCGACCCGCTGGACCTCCTCGTGGGAGTCGTCTCGCTCGCGATGGCCATCCTCTGGACGTTCGGGTTCATGGGCCTCGCGGGTATCGCGTTCACCCAGATGCTCATCGCCGTGCCGCCGCTCCTTCTGGCGGTCGGCATCGACTTCGGCATCCACGCGGTCAACCGCTACCGCGAGGAGCGCGTCCAGGGCATCGGCATCGTCCCATCGATGCGGACCGCAACCGACCAGCTCCTCGTGGCTTTCTTCATCGTCACCGGCACCACCGTCATCGGCTTCAGCGCGAACCTGACGAGCGCGCTCCCGCCGATTCAGGACTTCGGGCTCGTCGCCGGCATCGGCATCATCTTCACGTTCCTCATCTTCGGCATCTTCCTCCCCGCGGCGAAGGTGTACGCCGACCAGTGGCGCGCTCGCACCCGGTTCCCCCAGTTCGGCAGCCAGCCGCTCGGCAGCGAGGATTCGGTCCTCGGGCGAATCCTTCCCGTCGGCGTCTCCATCAGCCGGGTCGCCCCGCGGCTGTTCCTCCTCGTCCTCGTCGTGAGCACGAGCGGCCTCGCGTACTACGGAACCGGCGTCGACTCGCGGTTCACCCAGGAGTCGTTCCTCCCGCCCGAGGACAACCCCGACTGGCTCGAATCCCTCCCCGAACCGTTCGCGCCGAGCGAGTACGACACACCGGAGACGATCAACTACCTCGAAGACACGTTCGAGAGCGGCGAGGACGACCAGGTGACGGTGTACGTCGAGGGACCGTTGCGCCAGGACGACGCCCTCGAACAGCTCTATCGGATGGGTGACGACCCGCCGGAGAGCTTCGTCAGCCGCGACGGGAGAGCGGATTCGACGAGCATCGTCACGGTCATCCGCGAGCAAGCGGCGCGCGACGAGGAGTTCGCCGCCCTCGTCCGTCGGAACGACGCGAACCGCAACGGCATCCCCGACGACAACCTCGAGACGGTGTACGACGCGCTCCTCTCGTCGCCCGCCCGCGACCGGGCGCTCAACTACATCACCGAGGACTACCGGAGTGCGCGGGTCCAGTACGCGGTGCAGGCCGACGCCGAACAGGCGGACGTCACGCGCGACGCCCGCGAGGTCGCCTCCGGGATCCGGTTCGAGGCGACGGCGACGGGCACCATCATCGTGTTCAAGGCCGTCTCGGACGTCATCACCGAGTCGGCGCTCACGAGCCTCGCTATCGCGCTTGCTGCGACGCTGGTGTTCCTCGTCGGGATCTACTGGCTCATCGAGGGGCGACCGCTGCTCGGCGTCGCCAACACCGTCCCCATCGCCGTCACTGTCGCGGCTATCGCCGCTTCGATGCGCTACGGGGACATCCCGCTCAACGCCCTCACGGGGACGATTCTCTCGATCGCCATCGGTCTCGGCATCGACTACTCCGCCCACGTCGTCCACCGCTTCTCCGAGGAGTTCGACGACGACGGCGACGTCTACGAGGCGCTCGAAGCGACCGTCCGTGGCACCGGCGGCGCGCTCACCGGCAGCATGCTGACGACCGTGACTGGAATCGGCGTGCTCGTCCTGGCAATCACGCCCATCCTGGGGCAGTTCGGTCTCCTCACGGGACTGAGCATCCTCTACTCGTTCCTGGCCTCCATCATCGTCCTCCCCTCGACGCTCGTCGTGTGGGCGCGACTCACCGGCCGCGGCGGAACCCCCTCCGACGCATCGTCCCCCGCTGACGCGACTCCCTCCACCGACGGAACTCCCTCCAACGCATGA
- a CDS encoding COG1361 S-layer family protein, translating to MKSNTTALLGLVLAVIVASAGAPLVSAQEQVIGRPNVDVYVPNNQVTPGEETTLQVYLSNDGQLVQDGATEYVNRVTTARGTVVELNAQDSPVEFDTGAIPVGSVPTGTAGPLDVSLTVPEGTPPGTYEVPVEVRYSYTRIVTYGDGEPEFSESTFRGTQTITIRVVDAPRFEIVDTQSTTQIGDRGEVTVTLENVGSEPARDARVSVASSSDELSFGTDSNSADSFVGAWRPGETKQVTYALNAADDAIQREYSLTTTVDYTDVDGIRQNSSELVTGVTPNAEQSFSVSELDSTLRVGQEGTVSGTITNEGPSTVNEPVLVVSGGSRNLDFTETEYALSDLEAGDSESFSFEADVSEAATAGRQQFSFEVRYENGVGDERTSDTLRRAVDVAEQRDRFTVEPVQASLERGGSGTVTLRVTNNGDEPLTDVSVKTYFSDPLSSSDDEAFVPTLDPGESAEVQVAASAGGDALTKQYPVSADLQYTTPDGDTQLSQTHTVAVDVVTPERGGGGLPLSLLGIVGIVAVAAVGIVVWRRRG from the coding sequence ATGAAATCGAATACAACCGCCCTTCTCGGTCTCGTTCTCGCGGTCATCGTCGCCTCCGCGGGAGCACCGCTGGTCAGCGCACAGGAACAGGTGATCGGCCGTCCGAACGTGGACGTGTACGTACCGAACAACCAGGTCACGCCGGGAGAGGAGACGACCCTCCAGGTCTACCTCTCGAACGACGGCCAACTCGTTCAGGACGGCGCCACGGAGTACGTCAACCGCGTCACCACCGCACGCGGGACGGTCGTCGAACTCAACGCACAGGACAGCCCGGTGGAGTTCGACACGGGTGCGATTCCCGTCGGGAGCGTCCCGACCGGAACCGCCGGCCCCCTCGACGTGTCGCTGACGGTCCCCGAGGGGACGCCGCCGGGGACCTACGAGGTCCCGGTCGAGGTCCGCTACAGCTACACGCGCATCGTCACGTACGGCGACGGGGAACCCGAGTTCTCCGAGTCGACGTTCCGCGGTACCCAGACGATCACGATCCGCGTCGTCGACGCCCCGCGCTTCGAAATCGTCGACACGCAGTCGACGACACAGATCGGTGACCGCGGCGAAGTGACAGTGACGCTGGAGAACGTCGGCAGCGAACCCGCACGCGACGCGCGCGTCTCGGTCGCCTCGTCGAGCGACGAACTCTCCTTCGGGACCGACTCGAACAGCGCCGACTCGTTCGTCGGGGCGTGGCGTCCCGGCGAGACGAAGCAGGTGACGTACGCGCTCAACGCGGCCGACGACGCCATCCAGCGCGAGTACTCGCTGACGACGACCGTCGACTACACCGACGTCGACGGCATCCGTCAAAACTCCTCGGAACTCGTGACGGGGGTCACCCCGAACGCCGAGCAGTCCTTCTCGGTGTCTGAACTCGACTCGACGCTCCGCGTCGGCCAGGAGGGCACCGTCTCGGGGACCATCACGAACGAGGGCCCCTCGACGGTGAACGAACCGGTGCTCGTCGTCTCCGGCGGGTCGCGGAACCTCGACTTCACCGAGACGGAGTACGCGCTTTCGGACCTCGAAGCCGGCGACAGCGAGTCGTTCTCGTTCGAGGCGGACGTGAGCGAGGCGGCGACGGCCGGGCGTCAGCAGTTCAGTTTCGAGGTCAGATACGAGAACGGCGTCGGTGACGAGCGGACCAGCGACACGCTCCGCCGGGCCGTCGACGTGGCCGAACAGCGGGACCGCTTCACCGTCGAACCGGTCCAGGCGTCGCTCGAACGGGGCGGCTCGGGGACGGTCACGCTCCGCGTCACCAACAACGGGGACGAGCCACTGACCGACGTCAGCGTGAAGACGTACTTCAGCGACCCGCTTTCGAGCAGTGACGACGAGGCGTTCGTCCCCACGCTCGACCCCGGCGAGTCCGCCGAAGTCCAGGTGGCCGCCAGCGCCGGCGGCGACGCGCTCACGAAGCAGTACCCGGTGTCGGCCGACCTCCAGTACACGACGCCCGACGGTGACACGCAGCTCTCACAGACCCACACGGTCGCCGTCGACGTCGTCACGCCCGAGCGCGGTGGCGGCGGTCTCCCGCTGTCCCTCCTCGGCATCGTCGGCATCGTCGCCGTGGCCGCCGTGGGCATCGTCGTCTGGCGTCGCCGGGGGTAA